One stretch of Candidatus Zixiibacteriota bacterium DNA includes these proteins:
- the sppA gene encoding signal peptide peptidase SppA — protein sequence MARKRDIAIGVIIAVCFLFFVGIMLVSFMEMYGGDSDLFAFEDRIAIVDVVGAITSSDEVVRQIKKYGDDGSIAAILIHVDSPGGGVAVTQEIYDELMRVRIEKEKLIVVSMSSVGASGGYYLSCAADQIIANPGTLTGSIGVILDYMILEGLADKVGISHETIKSGDVKDVGSPWRQPTEKDRQMLQAAIDDTYEQFVEVVMEGRNLTREEVLEIADGSIFTGRQALDLGLVDRLGSYEEAIRITAELVGIEGEPSTIKERPRRRATLWDVLQGTVLGFVEERVLAPGPELKYLFR from the coding sequence ATGGCTCGCAAACGTGACATTGCAATCGGTGTAATAATCGCAGTCTGCTTTCTGTTCTTCGTAGGGATCATGTTAGTGAGCTTCATGGAGATGTATGGAGGAGATTCTGATCTCTTTGCATTTGAGGACAGGATTGCGATTGTCGACGTTGTCGGTGCAATCACTTCTTCCGACGAAGTCGTGAGGCAGATCAAGAAATACGGCGATGACGGTTCCATCGCAGCAATCCTGATCCATGTCGACTCACCCGGCGGCGGTGTCGCGGTGACCCAGGAGATCTATGACGAGCTGATGCGTGTCAGGATAGAGAAAGAGAAGCTGATTGTAGTATCGATGTCCTCTGTTGGCGCATCGGGCGGATATTATCTGTCCTGTGCGGCAGACCAGATCATTGCAAACCCCGGCACTCTGACAGGCTCGATCGGAGTAATACTGGATTATATGATCTTGGAAGGGCTTGCCGACAAAGTCGGAATCAGCCATGAGACGATTAAGTCGGGAGACGTGAAGGATGTTGGGTCGCCATGGCGGCAGCCGACTGAGAAGGACCGCCAGATGCTGCAGGCTGCGATCGATGATACTTATGAACAATTCGTGGAAGTCGTCATGGAAGGACGCAATCTTACGCGAGAAGAAGTTCTCGAGATCGCGGACGGATCGATATTCACCGGTCGTCAGGCGCTTGACTTGGGTCTGGTCGACAGGCTCGGCAGTTACGAAGAGGCGATCCGGATCACTGCAGAACTGGTTGGAATAGAAGGCGAGCCGTCAACAATCAAGGAGAGGCCAAGGAGACGTGCGACTTTGTGGGATGTCCTGCAGGGAACGGTCCTCGGATTCGTAGAGGAGAGAGTGCTGGCGCCCGGTCCAGAACTTAAGTACTTATTCAGATAA
- a CDS encoding SPOR domain-containing protein, whose protein sequence is MRGELLDAEVSLNDVLRDDFIDAEGFYYHSRLEARGDVAVVDLQKGLSLCEDNCSDIVVELVAAYYAQKRYQDAVGIYKSHRKKVEVAPASLKFFWLAGMSYMRLGEYKSAENVFKDIEKKFEDVHLSGWGSLGCGSVEARKGEFGDADSDFRSLISSGGEVSALSIYNRSYLAAQAGDQESGLFGYNLLDERFGRFIGSDELAGLITAKKPNDQSGQSTLSPDTTYTIEMGVFSDKSEADKLVGQLKASKWSVDLESSFSGDNRYWTVRVGIFRSQQAAAKTKDKLESLFPGSYRVVMR, encoded by the coding sequence ATGCGAGGAGAGCTTCTCGACGCAGAAGTCAGCCTTAACGATGTTCTTCGAGACGATTTCATCGATGCCGAAGGATTCTACTATCATTCAAGGCTCGAGGCCAGAGGAGATGTGGCAGTAGTAGACTTGCAGAAAGGCCTCAGTCTCTGCGAGGATAACTGCTCGGACATTGTCGTCGAACTGGTCGCCGCCTACTACGCGCAGAAACGGTATCAGGATGCAGTGGGGATATACAAGTCGCACAGAAAGAAGGTGGAGGTTGCTCCTGCCAGCCTGAAGTTCTTCTGGCTGGCTGGTATGTCATATATGAGGCTTGGAGAGTACAAGTCGGCTGAGAATGTGTTCAAGGATATTGAGAAGAAGTTCGAGGATGTTCATCTATCCGGATGGGGATCTCTCGGCTGCGGAAGCGTTGAAGCCAGAAAGGGAGAATTTGGTGATGCGGATTCCGACTTCCGGTCTTTGATTTCATCTGGCGGAGAGGTCTCTGCACTTTCTATTTACAACAGATCCTATTTAGCTGCCCAGGCGGGTGATCAGGAGAGCGGGTTGTTTGGATACAACCTGCTTGATGAGCGCTTTGGTCGATTTATTGGGAGCGATGAGCTTGCCGGGCTGATTACGGCTAAGAAGCCGAACGACCAGTCCGGGCAGTCCACTCTCTCGCCAGACACTACTTACACGATCGAAATGGGTGTGTTCAGCGACAAGTCGGAAGCTGACAAGCTCGTTGGCCAGCTCAAAGCCTCAAAATGGTCAGTGGATCTCGAAAGCTCATTCTCCGGCGACAATCGGTACTGGACTGTCAGGGTCGGAATCTTCAGATCGCAGCAGGCCGCTGCAAAAACAAAAGACAAGCTCGAAAGCCTGTTTCCGGGCAGCTACCGCGTGGTTATGAGATAG
- the mutS gene encoding DNA mismatch repair protein MutS, translating to MEQYNRIKREYPDKILFFRMGDFYEMFGEDARKAAPILGIALTSRAHGKNGDIPLAGVPYHAAEKYLTKLIAAGEKVVICEQTEDPKLAKGLVKREVIEIITPGTVALDGALPIDANNYLVAVCEENGRVGLAVADLSTGEFSVEEPGSRDIADRLMNLQPAEILMPENSDVIRDAVSKLDLKSARTIIEGWKFDRQYATEKLTQHFGVMSLDGFGIEDLSCGVSAAGAVIAYLNETKMGALKHIGKISRTSARNIMFLDNATVTNLEIVTASDGVNSLYKHLNQTRTPMGSRLFRKWLISPLIDKKGILSRQDAVAELLDEKSTRKSLSQILTEISDLERIAGRLGSLRATPRDLISLKHSIEACLKLKSETSQLLSNLFASLDIAPEMLAQVADLIERSIVDQPPLVAHDGGIIKPGYDESLDQMKTEISSSKDWIASLQKRERERTGIPVLKVGYNKVFGYYIEVTRPHLSKVPGEYIRKQTLVSAERFITPDLKEKEDIVLRAEEKINGHEQRLFEKIRDELSNSTALIQTSALFVAIIDTIVSLANVAEKQRYKKPEINESTLLKIEGGRHPVLENILSSGSFVPNDTEIDAGRSQIQIITGPNMAGKSTYLRQVGLIVLMAQVGSFVPAESASIGIVDRIFTRVGAADKLTLGQSTFLVEMNETANILNNATSRSLILLDEVGRGTSTYDGLSIAWSVAEYLHETPNRQARTLFATHYHELTELAARFKRVRNYQVAVREWQDQIIFIRKIIPGGCDDSYGIEVARLAGLPKDVTDRANIVLRLIESGTFFSPSEKESAETTDKDLFAFKYGNSNKIRDRVFDKIKNISPEQMTPLEALNLLAELKRAADDDS from the coding sequence ATGGAGCAATATAACCGGATCAAGAGAGAATATCCGGATAAGATACTCTTCTTCAGGATGGGTGATTTCTATGAGATGTTTGGTGAGGATGCCCGGAAGGCCGCGCCGATACTCGGGATTGCCCTGACTTCTCGCGCTCACGGCAAGAACGGCGATATCCCATTGGCAGGGGTGCCGTATCATGCTGCCGAGAAATATCTCACGAAGCTGATCGCAGCCGGCGAGAAAGTCGTTATTTGCGAGCAGACTGAAGATCCGAAACTCGCCAAGGGTTTGGTCAAGCGTGAAGTCATCGAGATTATCACACCAGGGACCGTGGCACTTGACGGCGCCCTGCCGATCGATGCCAACAACTATCTTGTCGCTGTATGCGAGGAAAACGGTCGAGTTGGACTCGCGGTAGCCGATCTTTCCACCGGTGAGTTTTCTGTAGAGGAGCCGGGGAGCAGGGACATTGCGGACCGCCTGATGAACTTGCAGCCTGCCGAAATACTGATGCCTGAGAATTCGGACGTGATTCGGGATGCTGTCAGCAAGCTCGATCTCAAGTCTGCAAGGACGATTATCGAAGGATGGAAGTTCGATCGGCAATATGCTACCGAAAAGCTGACCCAACACTTCGGCGTCATGTCGCTCGATGGATTCGGCATCGAAGATCTCAGTTGCGGGGTTTCCGCAGCGGGCGCAGTAATAGCCTATCTCAACGAGACTAAGATGGGTGCGCTGAAACACATCGGTAAAATCTCTCGCACCTCCGCGAGAAACATCATGTTTCTCGACAACGCGACAGTGACGAATCTCGAGATTGTCACAGCTTCCGATGGCGTCAATTCACTCTATAAGCATCTCAACCAGACTCGCACTCCGATGGGGAGCAGGCTGTTTCGTAAGTGGCTGATTTCACCACTGATCGATAAGAAGGGCATCCTCTCACGACAAGATGCGGTGGCTGAGCTTCTCGATGAGAAATCGACGAGGAAATCACTTTCACAAATTCTTACTGAGATCTCGGATCTCGAGAGAATCGCAGGACGACTCGGATCGCTACGAGCAACACCGAGAGACCTCATCAGTTTAAAACATTCCATCGAGGCATGCCTGAAACTGAAAAGTGAAACATCGCAACTTCTGTCGAATCTCTTTGCGTCGCTCGACATAGCTCCAGAAATGCTTGCACAAGTTGCGGATTTGATCGAAAGATCAATAGTCGATCAACCGCCGCTGGTGGCGCATGATGGCGGCATCATCAAGCCGGGCTATGACGAGTCACTGGATCAGATGAAGACTGAAATCAGTTCCTCAAAAGACTGGATCGCATCGCTTCAAAAACGAGAGCGTGAAAGAACCGGCATCCCGGTGCTCAAGGTTGGCTATAATAAGGTGTTCGGTTACTATATCGAGGTTACTCGACCGCATCTGTCGAAAGTCCCGGGTGAATATATACGCAAGCAGACACTTGTCTCTGCCGAGCGATTCATCACTCCTGATCTGAAGGAAAAAGAGGATATCGTGCTCAGGGCCGAGGAGAAAATCAACGGACATGAACAGAGATTGTTCGAAAAGATTCGTGATGAGCTCTCCAACAGCACAGCCCTGATTCAGACTTCTGCATTGTTCGTTGCTATTATCGATACAATCGTCTCGCTGGCGAACGTTGCGGAGAAACAGAGGTACAAGAAGCCGGAAATAAACGAGTCGACACTTCTCAAGATCGAAGGAGGTCGCCATCCGGTGCTCGAGAATATACTCTCATCCGGGAGCTTCGTGCCCAACGATACCGAGATCGACGCTGGCAGGTCACAGATACAAATCATCACCGGTCCGAACATGGCGGGCAAGTCGACCTATCTCAGACAGGTCGGATTGATCGTACTTATGGCTCAAGTAGGGTCGTTCGTACCGGCGGAAAGCGCTTCGATTGGAATTGTCGATCGCATTTTCACAAGGGTCGGCGCGGCAGACAAACTGACGCTTGGTCAATCGACATTCCTGGTGGAGATGAATGAGACAGCCAATATCCTCAACAATGCGACATCCAGGAGTCTGATTCTGCTCGATGAGGTTGGTCGGGGAACGTCGACCTATGACGGGCTTTCTATAGCCTGGTCGGTAGCCGAATATCTTCACGAGACGCCGAATCGGCAGGCACGCACGCTCTTTGCCACGCACTATCATGAGCTAACCGAATTGGCCGCGAGATTCAAACGTGTCAGAAATTATCAGGTGGCAGTGCGCGAGTGGCAGGATCAGATCATATTCATTCGCAAGATAATACCGGGTGGCTGCGACGACAGCTATGGCATCGAAGTGGCGCGGCTCGCCGGGCTTCCGAAAGATGTGACCGACCGTGCGAACATCGTTTTGCGACTGATCGAATCGGGGACATTCTTCTCTCCTAGTGAGAAAGAGAGTGCTGAAACGACCGACAAGGATCTGTTTGCATTTAAATATGGTAACTCGAACAAGATCAGAGATAGAGTGTTTGATAAGATAAAGAACATTAGTCCGGAGCAGATGACACCTCTCGAAGCGTTGAATCTCCTGGCTGAACTCAAGCGAGCTGCTGACGATGACTCATAA
- the mutL gene encoding DNA mismatch repair endonuclease MutL: MTHKIQVLPDSLINKIAAGEVVERPASVVKELLENSIDAEAHNIRVEIESGGVKLIKVSDDGVGMSPEGAKLSLTRHATSKIGSVDDLFAISTLGFRGEALPSIASVSMFQLVSRSAEFSDGIKISVQGGAVKSAAPLGAPQGTTVEVRELFFNLPARRKFLKSVTTETRQIIQTVTALALANPGIGFELVSDGRALFDYPPVKSLAQRICDAYGENLFGRFLTFDEDAGPVKVAGFLSAPADAKRHRMETRFFVNRRAITSKIVHAAVMSAYGELLPKGCYPQGALFIEISPELIDVNVSPTKNEVRFNDERSLYHILYHTVSAAVSNPKVIPEVASDADDGTTREYVERAKSAVKTFLNSHEQKTSNASQTFMPLDDRSMPSVERSRATHPTSGRTFESEASQNPAGTSNDQALVGGAQHPGVQSTVRPYRLVGFSDLYIVALSAEAIFIVDQHAAHERILYEKALAAFDRSQLVSQKLLFPVNIELDPASYQVAEATMDELNSLGFEIKPFGARSVAIYATPAVARGVNPEKIYRNIIDDLDGVESEGEKIHKKVAQSFACRAAFMAGDRLTEQEMSALVSDLFTCRNPYVCPHGRPTLIKLSKTELEKRFGR, encoded by the coding sequence ATGACTCATAAGATCCAGGTACTTCCGGATAGCCTCATAAACAAAATCGCAGCGGGCGAAGTTGTGGAGCGACCTGCCTCCGTTGTCAAGGAGCTGCTTGAGAACTCAATTGACGCAGAAGCGCATAATATCAGGGTTGAGATCGAAAGTGGCGGTGTCAAGCTCATCAAGGTGAGTGATGACGGCGTCGGCATGTCTCCGGAGGGGGCGAAGCTTTCGCTCACGAGACATGCCACCAGCAAGATTGGATCTGTCGATGATCTTTTCGCGATCTCGACTCTCGGATTCCGGGGAGAAGCGCTTCCGTCTATCGCCTCCGTGTCGATGTTTCAGCTTGTGAGCAGGTCTGCGGAATTCTCCGATGGAATAAAGATATCGGTCCAAGGGGGCGCAGTGAAATCTGCTGCGCCACTGGGTGCCCCTCAGGGTACGACAGTCGAGGTCAGAGAGTTGTTCTTCAACTTGCCTGCGCGACGCAAATTTCTCAAATCTGTGACCACTGAGACGAGACAAATCATTCAGACAGTGACTGCACTTGCCCTGGCTAATCCCGGGATAGGCTTCGAGTTGGTATCCGATGGGCGGGCATTGTTCGACTATCCTCCGGTCAAGAGTCTTGCCCAGCGGATTTGTGATGCTTACGGAGAGAATCTCTTCGGGCGATTCCTGACATTCGATGAGGATGCCGGCCCTGTGAAAGTTGCGGGGTTCCTGTCTGCACCGGCAGACGCGAAGCGTCACCGAATGGAGACTCGCTTCTTCGTCAATAGAAGAGCCATCACTTCGAAGATAGTCCACGCGGCTGTCATGTCGGCGTACGGCGAACTTCTTCCGAAAGGCTGCTATCCGCAAGGGGCGTTGTTTATCGAGATTTCGCCCGAACTCATAGATGTCAACGTTTCGCCGACGAAAAACGAGGTGCGGTTTAATGATGAGCGGTCACTGTATCACATTCTCTATCACACCGTATCGGCGGCGGTCAGCAACCCAAAGGTGATTCCCGAAGTCGCGTCCGATGCCGACGATGGGACAACACGGGAGTATGTCGAACGAGCCAAATCAGCGGTCAAGACTTTCCTCAATTCGCATGAGCAGAAGACATCAAATGCCAGCCAGACCTTCATGCCGCTCGATGATCGCTCCATGCCGAGTGTCGAGCGATCACGAGCAACTCATCCCACTTCCGGGCGAACGTTCGAGTCGGAGGCCTCACAGAATCCAGCAGGCACATCTAATGACCAAGCCCTCGTGGGCGGTGCGCAGCATCCAGGCGTTCAGTCGACTGTCAGGCCGTACCGGCTTGTCGGATTTTCCGATCTCTACATAGTAGCACTTTCGGCGGAAGCCATTTTCATCGTGGATCAGCATGCTGCGCATGAGCGGATTCTCTACGAGAAAGCGCTCGCGGCATTTGACCGCTCGCAGCTCGTGTCTCAGAAGCTCCTGTTCCCGGTGAACATCGAACTCGATCCTGCATCTTATCAGGTAGCGGAGGCTACTATGGATGAATTGAACTCACTCGGGTTTGAAATAAAGCCGTTTGGAGCAAGAAGCGTGGCCATTTATGCGACCCCTGCCGTCGCTCGCGGCGTGAATCCGGAAAAGATATATCGAAATATCATCGATGATCTCGACGGAGTTGAGTCAGAAGGGGAGAAGATTCACAAGAAGGTCGCCCAGAGCTTTGCGTGTCGTGCGGCCTTCATGGCGGGAGATCGCCTGACCGAACAGGAGATGTCTGCGCTTGTCTCAGATTTGTTCACCTGTCGAAACCCATATGTCTGTCCGCATGGCCGCCCGACTCTAATCAAACTGAGCAAGACTGAGCTGGAGAAGCGCTTTGGCCGATAG
- the miaA gene encoding tRNA (adenosine(37)-N6)-dimethylallyltransferase MiaA, with the protein MADSSLPRVLTLFGPTAIGKTSIAIELADRLNGEIVSCDSRQVFKFLDIGTAKPTPAERDKARFHLVDIVPPDHFLNAYRFRLLASDAIRDILKREKTPIMTVGTGMYLKALTDGIFEAPDADQELRSGLEKIADTNGLEALHRRLADVDPEAASALSINDRVRIIRALELYNLSGKTRSELQDERQLDPLPYSFVFAGLSLERKALYDRIDRRCEEMLESGLIAEAKSLRENSVLSDSIAAKVVGYSEAYQYLDKLCSLEEMMKKFKQATRNYAKRQLTWFRKHPGTDPFDIRDNGLIDKILEQFWDA; encoded by the coding sequence TTGGCCGATAGCAGTCTGCCTCGTGTTCTGACCCTCTTCGGTCCAACCGCGATTGGCAAGACATCGATTGCGATCGAGTTGGCAGACCGCCTGAACGGTGAAATCGTGTCCTGTGATTCCCGTCAGGTCTTCAAGTTCCTCGACATCGGAACAGCGAAACCGACTCCTGCTGAGCGGGATAAGGCCAGGTTTCATCTTGTGGACATAGTTCCTCCGGATCATTTCCTGAATGCGTATCGTTTCCGACTTCTCGCCAGCGATGCGATTCGAGATATCCTCAAGAGAGAGAAAACCCCCATAATGACGGTCGGAACCGGTATGTATCTTAAGGCACTGACGGATGGCATCTTCGAGGCTCCCGATGCAGATCAGGAGCTGCGTTCCGGATTGGAGAAGATCGCCGATACAAACGGTCTGGAGGCGCTTCATCGACGGCTGGCAGATGTTGACCCCGAGGCGGCATCGGCCCTCTCGATAAACGACAGAGTGAGGATAATTCGAGCATTGGAATTGTATAACCTTTCGGGTAAAACCAGATCAGAGTTGCAGGATGAACGACAGCTCGATCCGTTGCCTTATTCATTTGTGTTCGCAGGGCTTTCGCTCGAGCGGAAGGCGCTGTATGACAGGATAGATCGTCGCTGCGAGGAGATGCTCGAAAGCGGTTTAATTGCCGAAGCTAAGTCCTTGAGGGAAAATAGTGTGCTGAGTGATTCGATAGCTGCCAAAGTAGTTGGTTACAGTGAGGCTTATCAGTATCTTGATAAGCTCTGCTCTCTTGAGGAAATGATGAAGAAATTCAAGCAAGCCACCCGGAATTATGCCAAGAGGCAACTTACGTGGTTCCGCAAACATCCCGGGACTGATCCGTTTGACATTCGCGATAACGGATTGATTGATAAGATATTAGAACAATTTTGGGATGCCTGA
- a CDS encoding integration host factor subunit beta, whose product MTKADLVEQVAEKTGLTRTDVAVVVDSFLDTIKRTMEDGHNIEIRGFGTFKIKLRKARKARNPRTGDVVPVPDRKVPVFKPSNEFKNMITKLPLEEQ is encoded by the coding sequence ATGACCAAAGCTGATCTGGTCGAACAAGTGGCCGAGAAGACTGGTCTGACCCGTACAGATGTCGCGGTTGTTGTCGACTCGTTTCTCGACACGATCAAGCGGACAATGGAAGACGGGCACAATATCGAGATTCGCGGTTTTGGAACATTTAAGATCAAACTGCGCAAGGCGAGGAAGGCGAGAAATCCTCGAACTGGCGATGTTGTACCGGTTCCAGACCGAAAAGTCCCGGTTTTCAAGCCATCGAATGAGTTCAAGAATATGATTACCAAGCTACCGCTTGAAGAACAGTAA
- a CDS encoding CBS domain-containing protein: MLVRDIIEKKGFKIVSVAPDDSLAGAIKIMMENFVGSALVIDKAGEVAGMLTERDILRFCSRIGGSLTESKVSAIMSTDLIVALVGDDVETMIATMVENRFRHLPVLDEGQLVGLVSMGDLVKSQLKEEKGENRHLKDYIAGKYPA, translated from the coding sequence TTGCTGGTAAGAGATATTATTGAGAAGAAGGGTTTCAAGATCGTATCTGTCGCACCGGACGATAGTCTCGCAGGTGCAATTAAGATTATGATGGAGAATTTCGTCGGATCAGCGCTTGTAATTGATAAAGCGGGCGAAGTTGCAGGTATGCTTACTGAACGTGACATTCTTAGATTCTGCTCCAGAATCGGCGGATCGTTGACCGAATCGAAAGTCTCTGCGATCATGTCGACAGACTTGATAGTCGCGCTCGTTGGAGACGATGTCGAGACAATGATAGCAACGATGGTCGAAAACCGTTTCCGTCATTTGCCAGTACTGGATGAGGGTCAGCTTGTCGGGCTTGTTTCGATGGGAGACCTCGTCAAATCACAACTGAAAGAAGAGAAGGGTGAAAACCGTCATCTCAAAGATTACATAGCCGGCAAGTATCCGGCGTAA
- a CDS encoding LysM peptidoglycan-binding domain-containing protein, with amino-acid sequence MLRKHCLTMSLLTMALLVFISCSSNAARFTSEPQPDQRSSGESVADAESIEPDEQVDPADSSLLEYAYIDSDLQYQLDRAEEDYKFGYSAMTDSNWLEAQIYFESAIELLAGLDIDPDSPTLAADIYSRLINEIISEYKLTLLYIATLPGEASPSAVIARYEELDGMSNGSVLKSVEPEQIPDTVVFDIPITWNEKVEKCVNYFQTVGKKPFEISLARSGKYLPLMEKIFAEEGLPHDLVYLPLIESGFNPRAYSWAHAVGHWQFISSTGRMYGLNRSWWWDERRDFEKSTRAAARHLKDLYKEAGDWYLALLGYNAGMGNVRKMIKYNKTRDYFKMTIRNSQMRNYVPLYLAATIIAKQPEKYGFNIDYHDPIEFDTVTVRRCLALEDIAKAVDCSLQELNDLNPELLRKYTPPDRKSYTVRIPRLKRNAFWAAYPKMKSPEETSWVQHKVRKGETVSGIARKYGVSQYAIIDANNMRRPYRINIGQNLTVPVPLGEKKTYSSSSKSNDSYGTADGHYVVRSGDNLWDIAKAFGTTTRELRVLNNLRRDGRIHPGQKLSIPGRGGDSYASSSSGSSVTKHKVRKGDSLWKLAEKYGTTINELCRLNGISRNRMLTPGQVLKVPGSGSGSSSSHSSSHYVVRRGDTLSKIAKNFGISLNSLMAWNSITNPRKLSVGTKLRVSAD; translated from the coding sequence ATGCTTAGAAAACATTGCTTAACAATGAGCTTGCTTACTATGGCGCTGCTGGTGTTTATATCTTGCAGCAGCAACGCTGCGCGATTCACGAGCGAGCCGCAACCAGATCAGCGTTCATCGGGCGAATCTGTGGCAGATGCAGAGTCTATCGAACCGGATGAGCAGGTTGATCCAGCCGATTCATCGCTTCTCGAGTATGCATACATTGATAGTGACCTGCAGTATCAATTGGATCGCGCTGAAGAGGACTACAAGTTCGGCTATTCGGCGATGACCGATTCTAACTGGCTGGAGGCGCAGATCTACTTCGAGAGCGCTATCGAGCTGCTGGCAGGGCTGGACATAGATCCTGATAGTCCGACGCTCGCTGCCGACATATACAGCCGCCTGATAAACGAGATTATCTCTGAATACAAGCTGACGTTGCTATACATCGCCACGCTTCCGGGCGAGGCCTCTCCTTCGGCAGTGATTGCCAGATATGAGGAACTCGACGGGATGTCCAATGGGAGCGTTCTCAAGAGCGTGGAACCGGAGCAAATACCGGATACCGTGGTGTTTGATATCCCGATTACGTGGAATGAGAAAGTCGAGAAGTGCGTCAACTACTTCCAGACTGTTGGGAAGAAGCCGTTTGAAATATCTCTCGCCCGATCAGGGAAATATCTGCCGCTGATGGAGAAGATTTTCGCGGAAGAAGGTTTGCCGCATGATCTTGTATACTTGCCATTGATTGAGAGCGGCTTTAATCCAAGAGCATATTCCTGGGCACATGCGGTTGGTCACTGGCAGTTCATCTCTTCCACAGGCCGCATGTATGGCCTGAATAGAAGCTGGTGGTGGGATGAGCGTCGGGATTTTGAGAAATCGACTCGCGCAGCGGCGCGACACCTGAAGGATCTTTACAAGGAAGCAGGCGATTGGTATCTCGCGCTTCTCGGATATAATGCCGGGATGGGCAATGTCAGGAAGATGATTAAGTATAACAAGACTCGCGATTACTTCAAGATGACAATTCGAAATTCTCAGATGCGCAACTATGTGCCTCTGTATCTTGCTGCTACCATTATCGCGAAGCAGCCGGAGAAATATGGATTCAACATAGACTATCATGATCCCATTGAGTTCGATACCGTCACGGTCAGGAGGTGTCTGGCCCTGGAGGACATCGCAAAGGCCGTTGATTGCTCATTACAGGAGCTTAATGACCTGAATCCGGAACTTCTGAGGAAGTATACACCACCAGACCGGAAGAGCTATACAGTCAGGATACCCAGGCTGAAGCGAAACGCGTTTTGGGCTGCATACCCGAAGATGAAATCGCCGGAAGAAACCAGTTGGGTGCAGCACAAGGTTCGCAAGGGTGAGACCGTTTCCGGTATTGCCCGGAAGTATGGTGTTTCTCAATATGCGATAATCGATGCCAATAACATGCGGCGACCATACAGGATAAATATTGGGCAGAATCTGACCGTCCCGGTACCTCTCGGTGAGAAGAAGACATATTCATCCAGTAGCAAATCGAACGATAGCTACGGAACCGCCGATGGTCACTATGTGGTCCGTTCCGGTGACAATTTGTGGGATATCGCTAAGGCATTCGGTACGACCACGCGTGAACTTCGTGTGCTGAACAATCTCCGGCGCGACGGCAGGATTCACCCGGGGCAGAAGCTGTCGATACCGGGAAGGGGTGGCGACAGCTATGCCTCAAGCTCATCGGGATCTTCTGTCACTAAGCACAAGGTCAGGAAGGGTGACAGTCTCTGGAAGCTTGCCGAAAAGTATGGCACTACTATCAATGAATTGTGCAGACTCAATGGAATTTCGAGGAATAGAATGCTAACTCCGGGACAGGTTCTGAAAGTCCCCGGCTCGGGCAGTGGATCATCATCGTCCCATAGCTCCAGCCACTATGTCGTCAGGCGGGGGGACACCTTGTCCAAGATCGCGAAGAATTTTGGGATTAGCCTCAACAGCCTGATGGCCTGGAACAGCATTACGAATCCTCGCAAACTCTCGGTAGGGACCAAGCTGCGCGTGAGCGCTGATTAG
- a CDS encoding zinc ribbon domain-containing protein: protein MPIYEFRCASCLAEFELLIGMGHKDVSCPECGSGECEKQFSTFGFSSGGKFTSSHGSACSGCSKGSCKNCN from the coding sequence ATGCCTATATATGAGTTTCGATGTGCGAGTTGTTTAGCGGAGTTTGAGCTTTTGATCGGAATGGGCCACAAAGATGTGAGTTGTCCGGAATGCGGGAGCGGTGAATGCGAAAAACAATTCTCGACTTTCGGTTTCTCGTCCGGTGGGAAGTTCACTTCATCACACGGGAGCGCATGTTCCGGATGCAGCAAGGGATCGTGCAAAAACTGTAATTAA